A single window of Colletes latitarsis isolate SP2378_abdomen chromosome 6, iyColLati1, whole genome shotgun sequence DNA harbors:
- the LOC143342734 gene encoding uncharacterized protein LOC143342734 isoform X2: MTKGKLRGSDSNNKLTASNATFKNGETYTSEFEINEIPPSARTLLTKGYIQDEINSYSGATVSTRGRFMTEQEKLRCPNERPLYLYIQGHTKHNVDLAIQKINEIIKTEHQSSLNRPSRFTNAPPPLMSLHSGITSVEKICVGIENAPEGFDLRGRIIGAGGANLLYIRGETGANVTLRGRGSQFIHPASGAESPEPLHLYIEHPKPEALQNAKQLAINLIQTMQSELQLYIQQQPPPVQSQQVIEQSQIQQTQFQTMNIGTLGQPNVVTIQHQDIIQHPQSSVVTLPATILTATVAGAPGSGITVPPPGVHIPPHSGPLVPPPQAQEIQTFMPPPPVGQVQLIGPPSTVSQVQYQIHPGQPLQIQGIQSGSQSSPQPVAQMYVMSQPPPQSPAQQNFITSSSASVSGAVSYVYTQPNIQRPSTPPQGIIEAVNVNLQQPPPAAPINITQQPPPPLLHLHFPPPNFPPNQPPPPVPQTYQIQYQQVQAPVSQAQTQFVLQPGEHIVPPQLQQNHEQSQAVAQHMLPPQFDGHVPQFHLQVPPPSTQTFLVPNAQSPQHHLPPGGEVQHQQEGPVDQGPQPQPVPPPQIVPPPSAAQMSNSMNVLTSIPPPTQAPPSQNAPWLYQAQQPQQMLQPQGQLQVQIPPGNIPLHNVPPPQVQAQIQYHAQHMQYQNGHLPPQVHYTVQPPPQQFDQKPDSPEQKSHGVKRRFSDVEANPEAPPYQCGPLPAQRHGTGEGDRQQQVLHGPSSTAAGLPHGDRNKLLMPPPHPGNEQNQIGDSVNIHPGGGPPLPPPLPPQAPWQIHHVRVPWGRPPPMPRDAEHQGVCPVLPPTNMPPPQIRPRGHVEGNRSPVQNAILEHPLNVEYNQMPPYTTKPPPYNSHPLMQSICNPPPPPPPHHQQRPQHPPQTMQHYQVPISQTYQPPTSCPPWMN; the protein is encoded by the exons ATGACTAAAGGAAAATTAAGGGGCTCAGACTCCAATAATAAG TTAACAGCTTCTAATGCAACTTTTAAAAATGGAGAAACGTATACGTCAGAGTTTGAAATTAATGAAATACCACCTAGTGCCCGCACATTGCTTACAAAGGGTTATATACAAGATGAAATCAATTCTTATTCAG GGGCTACTGTTTCAACACGTGGGCGTTTCATGACAGAACAAGAAAAATTACGATGCCCTAATGAACGTCCTCTGTACCTATACATACAAGGTCATACAAAACACAATGTAGACT TGGCTATACAAAAAATTAATGAGATCATTAAAACAGAACATCAGAGTTCTTTAAATAGGCCAAGTAGATTTACTAATGCACCACCGCCTCTCATGAGTTTACATTCTGGAATTACATCCGTG GAAAAGATTTGCGTTGGAATAGAAAATGCTCCTGAGGGATTTGATTTGCGAGGTAGAATTATAGGTGCAGGTGGAGCGAATTTATTGTATATTAGAGGGGAAACTGGTGCAAATGTAACTTTAAGAGGTAGAGGATCGCAATTCATTCATCCAGCTTCAGGAGCTGAATCTCCAGAACCACTACATTTATACATAGA GCATCCAAAACCGGAAGCACTGCAAAATGCAAAACAGTTAGCAATTAATTTAATTCAAACAATGCAGTCTGAATTACAATTATACATACAACAACAACCACCACCAGTACAATCACAGCAAGTTATAGAACAGTCGCAAATACAACAAA cACAATTTCAAACCATGAACATTGGTACTTTGGGACAACCTAATGTTGTTACTATACAACATCAAG ATATCATACAACATCCACAAAGTAGTGTAGTAACATTGCCAGCAACAATTCTCACTGCTACGGTAGCTGGTGCACCAGGATCTGGTATAACAGTTCCTCCACCTGGAGTACACATTCCTCCTCATTCTGGACCATTAGTACCACCACCACAAGCTCAG GAAATACAAACTTTCATGCCACCTCCTCCAGTTGGACAAGTGCAATTAATTGGTCCTCCATCAACAGTAAGTCAAGTACAATATCAAATTCATCCTGGGCAACCACTTCAAATTCAAGGGATTCAATCTGGATCACAGTCATCGCCGCAACCTGTAGCTCAAATGTATGTCATGAGTCAGCCACCACCACAGAGTCCAGCTCAGCAAAACTTTATTACAAGTAGTAGTGCATCTGTCAGCGGTGCAGTTTCTTATGTATACACGCAACCAAATATACAAAGGCCTTCTACACCACCACAAGGAATAATCGAAGCTGTTAACGTGAATTTACAACAGCCGCCTCCAGCGGCCCCGATTAATATAACGCAACAACCGCCTCCACCATTACTGCATCTTCATTTTCCACCACCAAACTTTCCTCCAAATCAACCACCGCCGCCTGTACCACAGACTTATCAGATACAATATCAGCAAGTGCAAGCACCGGTATCACAAGCGCAAACGCAGTTTGTGTTACAACCTGGAGAACATATTGTTCCACCACAGTTGcaacaaaatcatgaacaatctCAGGCTGTGGCTCAACATATGTTGCCTCCACAGTTTGATGGTCATGTTCCTCAATTTCATTTACAAGTACCTCCTCCGTCTACTCAAACGTTCTTAGTCCCTAATGCTCAATCACCCCAACATCATCTTCCTCCTGGAGGTGAAGTTCAGCATCAACAGGAAGGACCAGTGGATCAAGGGCCTCAGCCTCAACCAGTTCCACCTCCACAAATTGTACCACCGCCATCAGCTGCTCAAATGTCAAATTCTATGAATGTTCTTACTAGTATTCCTCCACCGACGCAAGCACCTCCTTCACAAAATGCTCCATGGTTATATCAAGCACAACAACCGCAACAAATGTTGCAACCTCAAGGTCAACTGCAG GTTCAAATTCCACCAGGAAATATTCCTTTACACAATGTACCTCCGCCACAAGTTCAGGCGCAGATACAGTATCACGCTCAGCACATGCAATATCAAAATGGTCATTTACCTCCACAAGTACACTATACAGTTCAGCCGCCGCCACAACAGTTCGATCAAAAGCCTGATTCACCAGAACAGAAATCTCATGGTGTAAAGAGAAGGTTCTCAGATGTTGAAGCAAACCCG GAAGCACCgccgtatcagtgtggtccaTTACCGGCTCAGCGTCATGGAACAGG AGAAGGTGATCGACAGCAGCAGGTCTTGCATGGTCCATCATCAACAGCTGCGGGTCTGCCTCATGGAGATCGAAACAAGCTGCTAATGCCACCTCCACATCCAG GAAATGAGCAGAATCAAATAGGAGATTCGGTAAACATTCATCCTGGAGGTGGTCCACCTCTACCTCCGCCGCTTCCACCACAAGCACCATGGCAGATTCATCATGTTAGAGTTCCATGGGGTAGACCACCGCCAATGCCAAGAGACGCAGAGCATCAAGGAGTGTGTCCTGTGCTACCTCCGACTAATATGCCACCACCTCAAATTAGACCCAGAG GACACGTTGAAGGCAATCGTTCGCCCGTTCAAAATGCAATATTGGAGCATCCGTTGAATGTCGAATATAATCAAATGCCACCATATACCACAAAACCTCCCCCTTACAATTCACACCCATTGATGCAATCCATTTGCaatccaccaccaccaccaccaccacatcATCAACAGCGACCGCAGCATCCTCCTCAAACAATGCAGCATTATCAGGTGCCAATTTCTCAAACATATCAGCCACCGACTTCCTGTCCACCATGGATGAATTAA
- the LOC143342734 gene encoding uncharacterized protein LOC143342734 isoform X3 yields MTKGKLRGSDSNNKLTASNATFKNGETYTSEFEINEIPPSARTLLTKGYIQDEINSYSGATVSTRGRFMTEQEKLRCPNERPLYLYIQGHTKHNVDLAIQKINEIIKTEHQSSLNRPSRFTNAPPPLMSLHSGITSVEKICVGIENAPEGFDLRGRIIGAGGANLLYIRGETGANVTLRGRGSQFIHPASGAESPEPLHLYIEHPKPEALQNAKQLAINLIQTMQSELQLYIQQQPPPVQSQQVIEQSQIQQNIIQHPQSSVVTLPATILTATVAGAPGSGITVPPPGVHIPPHSGPLVPPPQAQEIQTFMPPPPVGQVQLIGPPSTVSQVQYQIHPGQPLQIQGIQSGSQSSPQPVAQMYVMSQPPPQSPAQQNFITSSSASVSGAVSYVYTQPNIQRPSTPPQGIIEAVNVNLQQPPPAAPINITQQPPPPLLHLHFPPPNFPPNQPPPPVPQTYQIQYQQVQAPVSQAQTQFVLQPGEHIVPPQLQQNHEQSQAVAQHMLPPQFDGHVPQFHLQVPPPSTQTFLVPNAQSPQHHLPPGGEVQHQQEGPVDQGPQPQPVPPPQIVPPPSAAQMSNSMNVLTSIPPPTQAPPSQNAPWLYQAQQPQQMLQPQGQLQVQIPPGNIPLHNVPPPQVQAQIQYHAQHMQYQNGHLPPQVHYTVQPPPQQFDQKPDSPEQKSHGVKRRFSDVEANPEAPPYQCGPLPAQRHGTGEGDRQQQVLHGPSSTAAGLPHGDRNKLLMPPPHPGEKRSMDQKSAGISSGNEQNQIGDSVNIHPGGGPPLPPPLPPQAPWQIHHVRVPWGRPPPMPRDAEHQGVCPVLPPTNMPPPQIRPRGHVEGNRSPVQNAILEHPLNVEYNQMPPYTTKPPPYNSHPLMQSICNPPPPPPPHHQQRPQHPPQTMQHYQVPISQTYQPPTSCPPWMN; encoded by the exons ATGACTAAAGGAAAATTAAGGGGCTCAGACTCCAATAATAAG TTAACAGCTTCTAATGCAACTTTTAAAAATGGAGAAACGTATACGTCAGAGTTTGAAATTAATGAAATACCACCTAGTGCCCGCACATTGCTTACAAAGGGTTATATACAAGATGAAATCAATTCTTATTCAG GGGCTACTGTTTCAACACGTGGGCGTTTCATGACAGAACAAGAAAAATTACGATGCCCTAATGAACGTCCTCTGTACCTATACATACAAGGTCATACAAAACACAATGTAGACT TGGCTATACAAAAAATTAATGAGATCATTAAAACAGAACATCAGAGTTCTTTAAATAGGCCAAGTAGATTTACTAATGCACCACCGCCTCTCATGAGTTTACATTCTGGAATTACATCCGTG GAAAAGATTTGCGTTGGAATAGAAAATGCTCCTGAGGGATTTGATTTGCGAGGTAGAATTATAGGTGCAGGTGGAGCGAATTTATTGTATATTAGAGGGGAAACTGGTGCAAATGTAACTTTAAGAGGTAGAGGATCGCAATTCATTCATCCAGCTTCAGGAGCTGAATCTCCAGAACCACTACATTTATACATAGA GCATCCAAAACCGGAAGCACTGCAAAATGCAAAACAGTTAGCAATTAATTTAATTCAAACAATGCAGTCTGAATTACAATTATACATACAACAACAACCACCACCAGTACAATCACAGCAAGTTATAGAACAGTCGCAAATACAACAAA ATATCATACAACATCCACAAAGTAGTGTAGTAACATTGCCAGCAACAATTCTCACTGCTACGGTAGCTGGTGCACCAGGATCTGGTATAACAGTTCCTCCACCTGGAGTACACATTCCTCCTCATTCTGGACCATTAGTACCACCACCACAAGCTCAG GAAATACAAACTTTCATGCCACCTCCTCCAGTTGGACAAGTGCAATTAATTGGTCCTCCATCAACAGTAAGTCAAGTACAATATCAAATTCATCCTGGGCAACCACTTCAAATTCAAGGGATTCAATCTGGATCACAGTCATCGCCGCAACCTGTAGCTCAAATGTATGTCATGAGTCAGCCACCACCACAGAGTCCAGCTCAGCAAAACTTTATTACAAGTAGTAGTGCATCTGTCAGCGGTGCAGTTTCTTATGTATACACGCAACCAAATATACAAAGGCCTTCTACACCACCACAAGGAATAATCGAAGCTGTTAACGTGAATTTACAACAGCCGCCTCCAGCGGCCCCGATTAATATAACGCAACAACCGCCTCCACCATTACTGCATCTTCATTTTCCACCACCAAACTTTCCTCCAAATCAACCACCGCCGCCTGTACCACAGACTTATCAGATACAATATCAGCAAGTGCAAGCACCGGTATCACAAGCGCAAACGCAGTTTGTGTTACAACCTGGAGAACATATTGTTCCACCACAGTTGcaacaaaatcatgaacaatctCAGGCTGTGGCTCAACATATGTTGCCTCCACAGTTTGATGGTCATGTTCCTCAATTTCATTTACAAGTACCTCCTCCGTCTACTCAAACGTTCTTAGTCCCTAATGCTCAATCACCCCAACATCATCTTCCTCCTGGAGGTGAAGTTCAGCATCAACAGGAAGGACCAGTGGATCAAGGGCCTCAGCCTCAACCAGTTCCACCTCCACAAATTGTACCACCGCCATCAGCTGCTCAAATGTCAAATTCTATGAATGTTCTTACTAGTATTCCTCCACCGACGCAAGCACCTCCTTCACAAAATGCTCCATGGTTATATCAAGCACAACAACCGCAACAAATGTTGCAACCTCAAGGTCAACTGCAG GTTCAAATTCCACCAGGAAATATTCCTTTACACAATGTACCTCCGCCACAAGTTCAGGCGCAGATACAGTATCACGCTCAGCACATGCAATATCAAAATGGTCATTTACCTCCACAAGTACACTATACAGTTCAGCCGCCGCCACAACAGTTCGATCAAAAGCCTGATTCACCAGAACAGAAATCTCATGGTGTAAAGAGAAGGTTCTCAGATGTTGAAGCAAACCCG GAAGCACCgccgtatcagtgtggtccaTTACCGGCTCAGCGTCATGGAACAGG AGAAGGTGATCGACAGCAGCAGGTCTTGCATGGTCCATCATCAACAGCTGCGGGTCTGCCTCATGGAGATCGAAACAAGCTGCTAATGCCACCTCCACATCCAG GTGAAAAACGAAGCATGGACCAAAAGTCTGCTGGCATAAGTTCAG GAAATGAGCAGAATCAAATAGGAGATTCGGTAAACATTCATCCTGGAGGTGGTCCACCTCTACCTCCGCCGCTTCCACCACAAGCACCATGGCAGATTCATCATGTTAGAGTTCCATGGGGTAGACCACCGCCAATGCCAAGAGACGCAGAGCATCAAGGAGTGTGTCCTGTGCTACCTCCGACTAATATGCCACCACCTCAAATTAGACCCAGAG GACACGTTGAAGGCAATCGTTCGCCCGTTCAAAATGCAATATTGGAGCATCCGTTGAATGTCGAATATAATCAAATGCCACCATATACCACAAAACCTCCCCCTTACAATTCACACCCATTGATGCAATCCATTTGCaatccaccaccaccaccaccaccacatcATCAACAGCGACCGCAGCATCCTCCTCAAACAATGCAGCATTATCAGGTGCCAATTTCTCAAACATATCAGCCACCGACTTCCTGTCCACCATGGATGAATTAA
- the LOC143342734 gene encoding uncharacterized protein LOC143342734 isoform X1: protein MTKGKLRGSDSNNKLTASNATFKNGETYTSEFEINEIPPSARTLLTKGYIQDEINSYSGATVSTRGRFMTEQEKLRCPNERPLYLYIQGHTKHNVDLAIQKINEIIKTEHQSSLNRPSRFTNAPPPLMSLHSGITSVEKICVGIENAPEGFDLRGRIIGAGGANLLYIRGETGANVTLRGRGSQFIHPASGAESPEPLHLYIEHPKPEALQNAKQLAINLIQTMQSELQLYIQQQPPPVQSQQVIEQSQIQQTQFQTMNIGTLGQPNVVTIQHQDIIQHPQSSVVTLPATILTATVAGAPGSGITVPPPGVHIPPHSGPLVPPPQAQEIQTFMPPPPVGQVQLIGPPSTVSQVQYQIHPGQPLQIQGIQSGSQSSPQPVAQMYVMSQPPPQSPAQQNFITSSSASVSGAVSYVYTQPNIQRPSTPPQGIIEAVNVNLQQPPPAAPINITQQPPPPLLHLHFPPPNFPPNQPPPPVPQTYQIQYQQVQAPVSQAQTQFVLQPGEHIVPPQLQQNHEQSQAVAQHMLPPQFDGHVPQFHLQVPPPSTQTFLVPNAQSPQHHLPPGGEVQHQQEGPVDQGPQPQPVPPPQIVPPPSAAQMSNSMNVLTSIPPPTQAPPSQNAPWLYQAQQPQQMLQPQGQLQVQIPPGNIPLHNVPPPQVQAQIQYHAQHMQYQNGHLPPQVHYTVQPPPQQFDQKPDSPEQKSHGVKRRFSDVEANPEAPPYQCGPLPAQRHGTGEGDRQQQVLHGPSSTAAGLPHGDRNKLLMPPPHPGEKRSMDQKSAGISSGNEQNQIGDSVNIHPGGGPPLPPPLPPQAPWQIHHVRVPWGRPPPMPRDAEHQGVCPVLPPTNMPPPQIRPRGHVEGNRSPVQNAILEHPLNVEYNQMPPYTTKPPPYNSHPLMQSICNPPPPPPPHHQQRPQHPPQTMQHYQVPISQTYQPPTSCPPWMN from the exons ATGACTAAAGGAAAATTAAGGGGCTCAGACTCCAATAATAAG TTAACAGCTTCTAATGCAACTTTTAAAAATGGAGAAACGTATACGTCAGAGTTTGAAATTAATGAAATACCACCTAGTGCCCGCACATTGCTTACAAAGGGTTATATACAAGATGAAATCAATTCTTATTCAG GGGCTACTGTTTCAACACGTGGGCGTTTCATGACAGAACAAGAAAAATTACGATGCCCTAATGAACGTCCTCTGTACCTATACATACAAGGTCATACAAAACACAATGTAGACT TGGCTATACAAAAAATTAATGAGATCATTAAAACAGAACATCAGAGTTCTTTAAATAGGCCAAGTAGATTTACTAATGCACCACCGCCTCTCATGAGTTTACATTCTGGAATTACATCCGTG GAAAAGATTTGCGTTGGAATAGAAAATGCTCCTGAGGGATTTGATTTGCGAGGTAGAATTATAGGTGCAGGTGGAGCGAATTTATTGTATATTAGAGGGGAAACTGGTGCAAATGTAACTTTAAGAGGTAGAGGATCGCAATTCATTCATCCAGCTTCAGGAGCTGAATCTCCAGAACCACTACATTTATACATAGA GCATCCAAAACCGGAAGCACTGCAAAATGCAAAACAGTTAGCAATTAATTTAATTCAAACAATGCAGTCTGAATTACAATTATACATACAACAACAACCACCACCAGTACAATCACAGCAAGTTATAGAACAGTCGCAAATACAACAAA cACAATTTCAAACCATGAACATTGGTACTTTGGGACAACCTAATGTTGTTACTATACAACATCAAG ATATCATACAACATCCACAAAGTAGTGTAGTAACATTGCCAGCAACAATTCTCACTGCTACGGTAGCTGGTGCACCAGGATCTGGTATAACAGTTCCTCCACCTGGAGTACACATTCCTCCTCATTCTGGACCATTAGTACCACCACCACAAGCTCAG GAAATACAAACTTTCATGCCACCTCCTCCAGTTGGACAAGTGCAATTAATTGGTCCTCCATCAACAGTAAGTCAAGTACAATATCAAATTCATCCTGGGCAACCACTTCAAATTCAAGGGATTCAATCTGGATCACAGTCATCGCCGCAACCTGTAGCTCAAATGTATGTCATGAGTCAGCCACCACCACAGAGTCCAGCTCAGCAAAACTTTATTACAAGTAGTAGTGCATCTGTCAGCGGTGCAGTTTCTTATGTATACACGCAACCAAATATACAAAGGCCTTCTACACCACCACAAGGAATAATCGAAGCTGTTAACGTGAATTTACAACAGCCGCCTCCAGCGGCCCCGATTAATATAACGCAACAACCGCCTCCACCATTACTGCATCTTCATTTTCCACCACCAAACTTTCCTCCAAATCAACCACCGCCGCCTGTACCACAGACTTATCAGATACAATATCAGCAAGTGCAAGCACCGGTATCACAAGCGCAAACGCAGTTTGTGTTACAACCTGGAGAACATATTGTTCCACCACAGTTGcaacaaaatcatgaacaatctCAGGCTGTGGCTCAACATATGTTGCCTCCACAGTTTGATGGTCATGTTCCTCAATTTCATTTACAAGTACCTCCTCCGTCTACTCAAACGTTCTTAGTCCCTAATGCTCAATCACCCCAACATCATCTTCCTCCTGGAGGTGAAGTTCAGCATCAACAGGAAGGACCAGTGGATCAAGGGCCTCAGCCTCAACCAGTTCCACCTCCACAAATTGTACCACCGCCATCAGCTGCTCAAATGTCAAATTCTATGAATGTTCTTACTAGTATTCCTCCACCGACGCAAGCACCTCCTTCACAAAATGCTCCATGGTTATATCAAGCACAACAACCGCAACAAATGTTGCAACCTCAAGGTCAACTGCAG GTTCAAATTCCACCAGGAAATATTCCTTTACACAATGTACCTCCGCCACAAGTTCAGGCGCAGATACAGTATCACGCTCAGCACATGCAATATCAAAATGGTCATTTACCTCCACAAGTACACTATACAGTTCAGCCGCCGCCACAACAGTTCGATCAAAAGCCTGATTCACCAGAACAGAAATCTCATGGTGTAAAGAGAAGGTTCTCAGATGTTGAAGCAAACCCG GAAGCACCgccgtatcagtgtggtccaTTACCGGCTCAGCGTCATGGAACAGG AGAAGGTGATCGACAGCAGCAGGTCTTGCATGGTCCATCATCAACAGCTGCGGGTCTGCCTCATGGAGATCGAAACAAGCTGCTAATGCCACCTCCACATCCAG GTGAAAAACGAAGCATGGACCAAAAGTCTGCTGGCATAAGTTCAG GAAATGAGCAGAATCAAATAGGAGATTCGGTAAACATTCATCCTGGAGGTGGTCCACCTCTACCTCCGCCGCTTCCACCACAAGCACCATGGCAGATTCATCATGTTAGAGTTCCATGGGGTAGACCACCGCCAATGCCAAGAGACGCAGAGCATCAAGGAGTGTGTCCTGTGCTACCTCCGACTAATATGCCACCACCTCAAATTAGACCCAGAG GACACGTTGAAGGCAATCGTTCGCCCGTTCAAAATGCAATATTGGAGCATCCGTTGAATGTCGAATATAATCAAATGCCACCATATACCACAAAACCTCCCCCTTACAATTCACACCCATTGATGCAATCCATTTGCaatccaccaccaccaccaccaccacatcATCAACAGCGACCGCAGCATCCTCCTCAAACAATGCAGCATTATCAGGTGCCAATTTCTCAAACATATCAGCCACCGACTTCCTGTCCACCATGGATGAATTAA